The Micromonospora sp. M71_S20 genome has a window encoding:
- a CDS encoding Na+/H+ antiporter subunit D — translation MTWLVPLPVVMPLLGAALTLLLVGRPRAQRWVSLTVLAATVAVAATLLVRSSVDGPLVVEVGGWVAPLGIVLVADQLAALMLVVSAAVTLCVLVYSIGQGTADGNEETPLSVYHPTYLVLTAGVCNAFLSGDLFNLYVGFEILLVASYVLLTLGSTETRIRAGTTYVVVSLLSSLIFLVAIGLVYAATGTLNLAQLVDRLDALPDDLRLVLQGMLLLAFGIKAAVFPLSAWLPDSYPTAPAPVTAVFAGLLTKVGVYAIIRTETLLFPGGRTADLLLVVAALTMVVGILGAVAQSDVKRLLSFTLISHIGYMLFGVGLSTSLGLSAAIFYVVHHITIQTTLFLAAGLVERRGGSTALDRLGGLARLSPLLAVLFFVPALNLAGIPPFSGFLGKLGLVQAGVDDGGALAWTLVAGGLLTSLLTLYAIARVWNLAFWRAPHPDMPDAGDAVRAARTDGAEQPRRAPDPEGSGVVLPRLMIGSTAALVVLGLALTAVAGPLFDISTDAADDLLRRTPYVEAVFPDGAP, via the coding sequence ATGACCTGGCTCGTACCCCTGCCGGTGGTGATGCCGCTGCTCGGCGCGGCCCTGACGCTGCTGCTCGTCGGCCGGCCCCGCGCCCAGCGCTGGGTCAGCCTCACGGTCCTCGCCGCCACCGTCGCCGTGGCGGCCACGCTGCTGGTCCGCTCCTCCGTCGACGGGCCGCTGGTCGTCGAGGTCGGCGGCTGGGTGGCGCCGCTGGGCATCGTCCTGGTCGCCGACCAGCTCGCCGCGCTCATGCTCGTCGTCTCCGCCGCCGTCACCCTCTGCGTGCTGGTCTACTCGATCGGGCAGGGCACGGCCGACGGCAACGAGGAGACGCCGCTGTCGGTCTACCACCCGACCTACCTCGTGCTGACCGCCGGCGTGTGCAACGCCTTCCTCTCCGGCGACCTGTTCAACCTCTACGTCGGCTTCGAGATCCTGCTGGTGGCCAGCTACGTGCTGCTGACCCTGGGCAGCACGGAGACCCGGATCCGGGCCGGCACCACGTACGTCGTGGTCAGCCTGCTCTCGTCGCTGATCTTCCTGGTCGCGATCGGCCTGGTCTACGCGGCGACCGGCACGCTCAACCTGGCCCAGCTCGTCGACCGGCTCGACGCGCTGCCGGACGACCTGCGGCTGGTGTTGCAGGGGATGCTGCTGCTCGCCTTCGGCATCAAGGCGGCCGTGTTCCCGCTGTCGGCCTGGCTTCCGGACAGCTACCCGACCGCCCCGGCCCCGGTCACCGCGGTCTTCGCCGGCCTGCTCACCAAGGTCGGCGTGTACGCGATCATCCGCACCGAGACGCTGCTCTTTCCCGGCGGGCGCACCGCCGACCTGCTGCTGGTGGTGGCGGCGCTGACGATGGTGGTGGGCATCCTCGGCGCGGTCGCCCAGTCCGACGTCAAACGGCTGCTGTCGTTCACCCTCATCAGCCACATCGGTTACATGCTCTTCGGCGTCGGCCTGAGCACCTCCCTCGGGCTCTCCGCGGCGATCTTCTACGTGGTGCACCACATCACCATCCAGACGACCCTGTTCCTCGCCGCCGGCCTCGTCGAACGCCGTGGCGGGAGCACCGCCCTGGACCGCCTCGGCGGGCTGGCCCGACTCTCGCCGCTGCTGGCCGTGCTGTTCTTCGTACCCGCGCTCAACCTCGCCGGCATCCCACCGTTCTCCGGTTTCCTCGGCAAGCTCGGCCTCGTCCAGGCCGGCGTGGACGACGGCGGCGCGCTGGCGTGGACGCTCGTCGCCGGCGGGCTGCTCACCAGCCTGCTCACCCTCTACGCCATCGCCCGCGTGTGGAACCTCGCCTTCTGGCGCGCCCCGCACCCGGACATGCCGGACGCCGGCGACGCCGTCCGGGCCGCCCGCACCGACGGCGCCGAGCAGCCGCGCCGGGCACCCGACCCCGAGGGGTCGGGCGTCGTGCTGCCCCGGCTGATGATCGGGTCGACCGCCGCCCTGGTGGTGCTCGGCCTGGCGCTGACCGCGGTGGCCGGGCCGCTGTTCGACATCAGCACCGACGCCGCCGACGACCTGCTGCGCCGGACCCCGTACGTCGAGGCCGTGTTCCCGGACGGTGCCCCGTGA
- a CDS encoding Na(+)/H(+) antiporter subunit C, with translation MNPNLTYVLVVGVLFAAGVTLLLERSLTRVLMGVILLGNGANLLLLTGGKAGGPPIVGTTAEGDMSDPLPQAMVLTAIVITLGMTAFLLALAYRSWHLNGHDEVQDDVEDRRIMELADRDEGPGTADTDAGDGDGDVALVTVPADDATASPAGDAGRGR, from the coding sequence GTGAACCCGAACCTGACCTACGTCCTCGTGGTCGGTGTCCTCTTCGCCGCCGGGGTGACGCTGCTGCTGGAACGCAGTCTCACCCGGGTGCTGATGGGCGTCATCCTGCTCGGCAACGGCGCCAACCTCCTGCTGCTCACCGGCGGCAAGGCCGGCGGGCCGCCGATCGTCGGCACCACCGCAGAGGGGGACATGAGCGACCCGCTGCCCCAGGCCATGGTGCTGACGGCGATCGTCATCACCCTCGGCATGACCGCGTTCCTGCTCGCCCTGGCGTACCGCAGCTGGCACCTCAACGGGCACGACGAGGTGCAGGACGACGTCGAGGACCGCCGCATCATGGAGCTGGCCGACCGGGACGAGGGGCCGGGCACCGCCGACACCGACGCCGGAGACGGTGACGGTGACGTCGCCCTGGTCACCGTGCCCGCCGACGACGCCACGGCGAGCCCTGCCGGGGACGCGGGGAGGGGCCGATGA
- a CDS encoding Na+/H+ antiporter subunit A: MLVLVAVHALAAVIAPGLIRIWGRRALYLVALAPAATLVWALTRTGTVRSGTPVVETVTWVPQLGLEIALRMGTLAWLMVVLVGGVGALVLAYSARYFRSDDPGLGRFAAVFVAFAGAMLGLVVSDDLLLLYVFWELTTVLSYLLIGSDPTRRASRRAAMQALLVTTLGGLAMLAGFVMLGQHAGTYRWSEIATDLPGGGYLAVALVLILLGALSKSAIFPFSFWLPGAMAAPTPVSAYLHAAAMVKAGVFLVALMGPAVVGVTPWRPVLLAGGLITMFLGGWAALRQADLKLLLAYGTVSQLGLLMVVLGAGTRDTALAGAAMVLAHALFKSTLFLVVGVVDHVAGTRDLRELSGLGRRAPALAAVAGLAAASMAGLPPLAGFVAKEAAVEAFLHGGTADLLVLAGVVLGSALTVAYTLRFVWGAFATKGDVPATQARPVRWPFLAPAVVLAAAGLAAGLFAPAVDKVLAPYADLYPSAEPGYHLALWHGPTLALGLSALAVAGGVGLFLLRHRGRLGAAARLPFDGAAVYDRLIGGVDRLAVELTGATQRGSLPFYLGVILLVLIALPGGALLAGMPWPQRFQLWDTPLQAVAAAVVIVAAVAAARARRRLTAMILVGVAGYGTALLFILHGAPDLALTQFLVETVTIVMFVLVLRHLPAKFSERPIRSSRRGRIALGVAVGVVTAGMAYVAAGARIATPISVDFPDEAVSYGGGKNIVNVTLVDIRAWDTMGEIAVLVVAATGVASLIFRHSRDLGLRRGIPGVGRTESARPRWLTTGATTRQQSVILQVVTRLLFHAIVLFSIYLLFSGHNAPGGGFAAGLVAGLALAVRYLAGGRTELNGAAPVDAGAVLGAGLFVAVGTGVAAMLLGGEFLQSALLDLHLPVLGHVHFVTSVFFDVGVYLIVVGLVLDILRSLGAEMDRQQETDQRETEQADDRTKELV; the protein is encoded by the coding sequence GTGCTGGTTCTGGTGGCGGTCCACGCACTCGCAGCCGTGATCGCCCCGGGACTGATACGTATCTGGGGGCGACGGGCCCTCTACCTGGTGGCCCTGGCCCCGGCCGCGACCCTGGTCTGGGCGCTGACCCGGACCGGGACGGTCCGCTCCGGCACCCCGGTCGTCGAGACGGTCACCTGGGTCCCACAGCTCGGCCTGGAGATCGCCCTGCGGATGGGCACCCTGGCCTGGCTGATGGTGGTGCTCGTCGGCGGGGTCGGGGCGTTGGTGCTCGCCTACAGCGCCCGCTACTTCCGCTCCGACGACCCGGGCCTGGGCCGCTTCGCGGCCGTCTTCGTCGCCTTCGCCGGGGCGATGCTCGGCCTGGTGGTCTCCGACGACCTGCTGCTGCTGTACGTGTTCTGGGAGCTGACGACCGTCCTCTCCTACCTGCTGATCGGCAGCGACCCCACCAGACGAGCCAGCCGGCGGGCCGCCATGCAGGCGCTGCTGGTTACCACCCTGGGCGGCCTGGCGATGCTCGCCGGGTTCGTCATGCTCGGGCAGCACGCCGGCACCTACCGCTGGTCCGAGATCGCCACGGACCTGCCCGGCGGCGGCTACCTGGCCGTGGCCCTGGTGCTGATCCTGCTCGGCGCGCTGAGCAAGTCGGCGATCTTCCCCTTCAGCTTCTGGCTGCCCGGCGCGATGGCCGCGCCCACCCCGGTCAGCGCCTACCTGCACGCCGCCGCGATGGTCAAAGCCGGTGTGTTCCTCGTCGCGCTGATGGGGCCGGCCGTGGTCGGGGTCACGCCGTGGCGGCCGGTGCTGCTGGCCGGCGGGCTGATCACCATGTTCCTCGGCGGCTGGGCGGCACTGCGGCAGGCCGACCTGAAGCTGCTGCTGGCCTACGGCACGGTCAGTCAGCTCGGCCTGCTGATGGTGGTCCTCGGCGCCGGCACCCGCGACACCGCGCTGGCCGGCGCGGCGATGGTGCTGGCCCACGCGCTGTTCAAGTCCACCCTGTTCCTCGTCGTCGGGGTCGTCGACCACGTTGCCGGCACCCGTGACCTGCGCGAACTCAGCGGCCTCGGGCGGCGGGCGCCGGCGCTCGCGGCGGTGGCCGGCCTCGCGGCGGCCTCCATGGCCGGCCTCCCGCCGCTGGCCGGATTCGTCGCCAAGGAGGCGGCGGTCGAGGCGTTCCTGCACGGCGGCACCGCCGACCTTTTGGTGCTCGCCGGCGTGGTGCTCGGCTCGGCGCTGACCGTGGCGTACACGCTGCGCTTCGTCTGGGGCGCGTTCGCCACCAAAGGCGACGTGCCCGCCACCCAGGCCCGGCCGGTCCGGTGGCCCTTCCTCGCGCCGGCCGTCGTGCTCGCCGCCGCAGGCCTGGCGGCGGGGCTCTTCGCGCCCGCCGTCGACAAGGTCCTCGCCCCGTACGCGGACCTGTACCCGAGCGCCGAGCCCGGCTACCACCTCGCGCTGTGGCACGGGCCGACCCTGGCGCTGGGCCTGTCGGCGCTGGCGGTCGCCGGCGGTGTGGGGCTGTTCCTCCTGCGGCACCGGGGGCGGCTGGGCGCGGCGGCCCGACTGCCCTTCGACGGGGCCGCGGTCTACGACCGGCTCATCGGCGGGGTGGACCGGCTCGCGGTGGAGCTGACCGGCGCCACCCAGCGCGGATCCCTCCCATTCTACCTCGGCGTCATCCTGCTGGTGTTGATCGCCTTGCCGGGTGGGGCGCTGCTGGCCGGGATGCCCTGGCCGCAGCGGTTCCAGCTGTGGGACACCCCGTTGCAGGCCGTCGCCGCCGCGGTGGTGATCGTGGCCGCCGTGGCCGCCGCCCGCGCCCGGCGCCGACTGACCGCGATGATCCTCGTCGGCGTCGCCGGCTACGGCACCGCGCTGCTGTTCATCCTGCACGGCGCCCCGGACCTGGCCCTGACCCAGTTTCTGGTGGAGACCGTCACGATCGTCATGTTCGTGCTGGTCCTGCGCCACCTCCCCGCCAAGTTCTCCGAGCGGCCCATCCGGTCCAGCCGGCGCGGTCGCATCGCGCTCGGCGTCGCCGTGGGTGTGGTCACCGCCGGCATGGCGTACGTCGCGGCCGGAGCGCGGATCGCCACCCCGATCTCCGTCGACTTCCCCGACGAGGCCGTCTCCTACGGCGGCGGCAAGAACATCGTCAACGTGACCCTGGTCGACATCCGGGCCTGGGACACCATGGGCGAGATCGCCGTCCTGGTGGTGGCCGCCACCGGCGTGGCCAGCCTCATCTTCCGCCACTCCCGGGATCTCGGCCTGCGCAGGGGCATCCCCGGCGTCGGCCGCACCGAGTCGGCGCGGCCCCGCTGGCTCACCACCGGCGCCACCACCCGCCAGCAGTCGGTAATCCTCCAGGTCGTCACCCGGCTGCTGTTCCACGCCATCGTGCTCTTCTCGATCTACCTGCTCTTCTCCGGGCACAACGCCCCCGGCGGCGGCTTCGCCGCCGGACTGGTGGCCGGGCTCGCGCTGGCCGTGCGCTACCTGGCGGGCGGGCGCACCGAGCTCAACGGGGCCGCCCCCGTCGACGCCGGCGCGGTGCTCGGCGCCGGGCTGTTCGTCGCGGTCGGCACGGGCGTCGCCGCGATGCTGCTGGGCGGGGAGTTCCTCCAGAGCGCCCTGCTGGACCTGCACCTGCCGGTCCTCGGCCACGTCCACTTCGTCACGTCGGTCTTCTTCGACGTCGGCGTCTACCTCATCGTGGTCGGCCTGGTCCTGGACATCCTGCGCAGCCTGGGCGCGGAGATGGACCGCCAGCAGGAGACCGACCAACGCGAGACCGAACAGGCCGACGACCGGACGAAGGAGCTGGTGTGA
- a CDS encoding amidohydrolase — protein sequence MTGTVFENARIHTLDPARPHAEAMLVRGERIVAVGDADECRDRAGAGARRVDLAGMAVLPGLIDSHLHSALYVRGLEQVDLRGTTSLDEALTRIGRHAATLPPDAWLFGGRWDSHKWDRPVQPTRAELDRVCPDRPAVLPSIDGHTTWVNTAALRRLGIDADTPDPVGGQIVRDERGEPTGILREAAGDAAYDVMRSSLAGDLVTQLRTHLPRLLSVGLTSIHDLDGQDCRAAYETLYARGELPLRVHKSIPSTALDEVIDLGWATGDGNRWLSTGPVKIFTDGALGSHTCLMTEPYEGEPHNHGIAVTPAEEFERLVAKAAGAGIAVAAHAIGDAANQMVLRAYANWQESARTNPTVAGAVRRLRHRIEHTQHLRPADVPLLARLGVTASMQPTHCTSDIPLTSRMLAGRDLASYAWRSLLDAGATVAFGSDAPVEDPDPFFGIHAAVTRQQPDGTPPGGVDPHERVDLDTALRCFTEAGAYASYEEHLKGRLTPGMLADFIALPTDPYRVEPADLRDLTVALTVVGGVVRWQR from the coding sequence ATGACCGGTACGGTTTTCGAGAACGCCCGGATCCACACGCTCGACCCCGCCCGCCCACACGCCGAGGCGATGCTGGTACGCGGCGAGCGGATCGTCGCCGTCGGAGACGCCGACGAGTGCCGCGACCGCGCCGGCGCCGGGGCGCGCCGGGTCGACCTCGCCGGGATGGCCGTGCTGCCCGGGCTGATCGACAGCCACCTCCACTCTGCGCTCTACGTGCGCGGCCTGGAGCAGGTGGACCTGCGCGGCACGACGAGCCTCGACGAGGCGTTGACCCGGATCGGGCGGCACGCCGCCACCCTGCCGCCCGACGCCTGGCTCTTCGGGGGGCGCTGGGACAGCCACAAGTGGGACCGGCCGGTGCAGCCGACCCGGGCCGAGCTGGACCGCGTCTGCCCGGACCGGCCCGCCGTGCTGCCCAGCATCGACGGGCACACCACCTGGGTCAACACGGCCGCCCTCCGGCGGCTCGGCATCGACGCCGACACCCCCGACCCGGTCGGCGGGCAGATCGTCCGCGACGAACGCGGCGAGCCGACCGGCATCCTGCGGGAGGCGGCGGGGGACGCGGCGTACGACGTCATGCGCTCCTCGCTCGCCGGCGACCTGGTCACGCAGCTGCGTACCCACCTGCCCCGGCTGCTCTCCGTCGGCCTCACCAGCATCCACGACCTCGACGGTCAGGACTGCCGGGCCGCCTACGAAACCCTGTACGCCCGGGGCGAGCTGCCGCTGCGGGTGCACAAGTCGATCCCGTCGACCGCGTTGGACGAGGTGATCGACCTCGGCTGGGCGACCGGCGACGGGAACCGCTGGCTGAGCACCGGCCCGGTCAAGATCTTCACCGACGGGGCGCTCGGCTCGCACACCTGCCTGATGACCGAGCCGTACGAGGGCGAGCCGCACAACCACGGCATCGCGGTCACCCCGGCGGAGGAGTTCGAGCGGCTGGTGGCGAAGGCGGCCGGGGCCGGCATCGCCGTCGCCGCGCACGCCATCGGCGACGCGGCGAACCAGATGGTGCTGCGGGCGTACGCCAACTGGCAGGAGTCGGCGCGCACCAACCCGACGGTCGCCGGGGCGGTACGGCGGCTGCGGCACCGGATCGAACACACCCAGCACCTGCGCCCGGCCGACGTGCCGCTGCTCGCCCGGCTGGGCGTGACCGCCTCGATGCAGCCCACCCACTGCACCAGCGACATCCCCCTGACCAGCCGGATGCTCGCCGGCCGGGACCTCGCCTCGTACGCCTGGCGCAGCCTGCTGGACGCCGGCGCGACGGTGGCGTTCGGCTCGGACGCCCCGGTGGAGGACCCGGATCCGTTCTTCGGCATCCACGCCGCGGTGACCCGGCAGCAGCCCGACGGCACCCCGCCCGGCGGCGTGGACCCGCACGAGCGGGTGGATCTCGACACGGCGCTGCGCTGCTTCACCGAGGCCGGCGCGTACGCCTCCTACGAGGAGCACCTCAAGGGGCGGCTGACCCCGGGGATGCTCGCGGACTTCATCGCGCTGCCCACCGATCCGTACCGGGTCGAGCCGGCGGACCTGCGCGACCTCACGGTGGCGCTCACCGTGGTCGGCGGGGTCGTGCGCTGGCAGCGCTGA
- a CDS encoding sigma-70 family RNA polymerase sigma factor, with protein MADDAELTAWALAAGRGDRAAAACFVRATQQQVRRFLAALVAPREADDLTQETFLRAMRSLPSYAGRSSTRTWLLAIARRVAADHVRTVTSRPRTVPMPDGYDVPDPARSGFDRQVVLERLIAALPRDRREAFVATQVLGLSYAEAAEVCGCPVGTIRSRVARAREDLVAAVRSWSEPDTGRGGDATG; from the coding sequence ATGGCTGACGACGCGGAACTGACCGCGTGGGCGCTGGCCGCCGGCCGGGGTGACCGGGCGGCCGCCGCCTGCTTCGTCCGGGCGACGCAGCAGCAGGTCCGCCGCTTCCTCGCCGCGTTGGTCGCGCCCCGCGAGGCGGACGACCTGACCCAGGAGACCTTCCTGCGGGCGATGCGGTCGCTGCCGTCGTACGCCGGGCGCTCCTCGACGCGGACGTGGCTGCTCGCCATCGCCCGCCGGGTCGCGGCGGACCACGTCCGCACCGTGACGTCACGGCCGCGCACGGTGCCGATGCCGGACGGGTACGACGTCCCCGACCCGGCGCGCAGCGGCTTCGACCGGCAGGTCGTGCTCGAACGCCTCATCGCGGCGTTGCCCAGGGACCGGCGGGAGGCGTTCGTCGCCACCCAGGTTCTCGGCCTGTCCTACGCCGAGGCCGCGGAGGTGTGCGGCTGCCCGGTGGGCACCATCCGCTCCCGGGTGGCCCGGGCCCGGGAGGATCTGGTCGCCGCCGTGCGCAGCTGGTCGGAGCCGGACACGGGCCGGGGCGGCGACGCCACCGGCTGA
- a CDS encoding zf-HC2 domain-containing protein: MGCEQWREVLSAQLDGEETAAERTAVAAHLAGCGGCRTWYDRATAVTRRARLSVAVAGDDRTDVILGALPIPPPRRRRERVVLTLRAVLGLVGALQLVLGLAQIGRGAASAHAHPAGGLMSGHLWHESAAWNVAVGAGFLFVAARRTPPTGLVPMLSAFVGMLALLSVNDLLTGRVDTARLVSHGFLLAGYVIVVALSRPGLRPDGPARRSRPDEPRWSLPADEPTESPGLRLLPSPYPGSARVSDRRAA, from the coding sequence ATGGGGTGTGAGCAGTGGCGTGAGGTGCTGTCGGCGCAGTTGGACGGGGAGGAGACCGCCGCCGAGCGGACGGCGGTGGCGGCCCACCTGGCCGGCTGCGGCGGCTGCCGGACGTGGTACGACCGGGCCACGGCGGTGACCCGCCGGGCCCGGCTGTCGGTCGCCGTCGCCGGTGACGACCGCACCGACGTCATCCTCGGCGCGCTTCCCATCCCCCCTCCGCGTCGCCGGCGGGAGCGGGTCGTGCTCACCCTGCGGGCGGTCCTGGGTCTGGTCGGGGCACTGCAACTCGTGCTCGGCCTGGCGCAGATCGGCCGCGGCGCGGCGAGCGCCCACGCGCACCCGGCCGGCGGGCTGATGTCGGGGCACCTGTGGCACGAGTCGGCGGCGTGGAACGTCGCTGTGGGCGCGGGTTTCCTCTTCGTCGCGGCCCGGCGCACGCCGCCGACCGGGCTGGTGCCGATGTTGAGCGCCTTCGTCGGCATGCTGGCGCTGCTGTCGGTCAACGACCTGCTGACCGGGCGGGTGGACACCGCCCGGCTGGTCAGCCACGGTTTCCTGCTCGCGGGCTACGTCATCGTCGTCGCCCTGTCCCGCCCGGGGCTGCGCCCCGACGGGCCGGCGCGGCGCAGCCGTCCGGACGAGCCCCGCTGGAGCCTGCCCGCCGACGAGCCCACGGAGTCGCCGGGGCTGCGGCTGCTCCCGTCGCCCTATCCCGGCTCCGCGCGCGTCTCCGACCGCCGCGCGGCCTGA
- a CDS encoding copper resistance CopC family protein, whose translation MHTRFRRPTAAALVAAALAAAALLLVPAAPAAAHNTLRAASPADGDRLTTPPTQVTLEFAQRLDPAFTTIALTDAARRKVPTGAPAVDGTKGTVAVDETLGEGTYTVAYRIVSADGHPVQGSYRFTVAGSVDTAGGATATPPTAAPTATAPTATAAPPAAVSVGPAAASATGSGGPGTGTVLLAAGVLVAVLGGAALLLRRRREAR comes from the coding sequence ATGCACACCCGGTTCCGTCGCCCGACCGCCGCGGCCCTCGTCGCCGCCGCGCTGGCCGCCGCCGCACTGCTGCTAGTGCCGGCCGCCCCCGCCGCCGCGCACAACACGCTGCGGGCCGCCAGCCCCGCCGACGGCGACCGCCTGACGACCCCGCCGACGCAGGTCACGCTGGAGTTCGCGCAGCGGCTCGACCCGGCCTTCACCACCATCGCGCTGACCGACGCCGCCCGGCGGAAGGTCCCCACCGGTGCGCCCGCCGTCGACGGAACCAAGGGCACGGTGGCCGTCGACGAGACGCTGGGCGAGGGCACCTACACCGTGGCCTACCGGATCGTCTCCGCCGACGGGCATCCCGTGCAGGGGTCGTACCGCTTCACCGTCGCCGGCAGCGTCGACACCGCCGGCGGGGCGACCGCCACCCCGCCGACCGCCGCGCCGACCGCCACCGCGCCGACCGCCACCGCCGCGCCGCCGGCCGCCGTGTCGGTCGGCCCCGCCGCCGCCTCCGCGACCGGCTCGGGCGGCCCCGGGACGGGCACCGTGCTGCTGGCCGCCGGGGTCCTGGTGGCCGTCCTCGGCGGGGCCGCGCTGCTGCTGCGCCGGCGCCGCGAGGCCCGCTGA
- a CDS encoding bifunctional copper resistance protein CopD/cytochrome c oxidase assembly protein, with translation MPDTTSRPAQPVRGPGADSVATTAGEADVDDRLAAVAPVAATPGPNLRPGSRGRGGWLVPVAAVASAVAVLLLGLRAGDALAVAIPGLPDPGPVTTWALPVVRLLADGLATLTVGMVVTAAFLLPGDGRSVSAYGWLLLRRAGAAAAGWAAAAVTLIVLTVSDLLGVPVDELGVPTVVSFASSISQGRALLLQAGLALAVAVLARVGVSRGLAAATALIALVGVLPPAFTGHAAGAGNHQIAVSSLALHVLAAALWVGGLVALLMVRRSRQLADAADRYGRLALGCFVAVAVSGTANAAVRLGDVSQLWQSRYGWLVLGKLVALAVLGTLGAVHRSRTLPALRAGRRGAFARLAAGEVVVFAATVGLAVALSRSPTPVAQDPLDADPITELLGFPMPAAPTPERLVGQPLPDMFFLTLTVLGIGGYLAGVWRLHRAGHRWPLARTASWSAGLLLLAAVTNLGVARYAYVLFSAHMVQHMVLSMLVPILLVGGAPVTLALRALRRPTDPQVRGAREWLLLALHSRPARLLTHPLVALGIYAGSLFGLYLSDLLGTLMRSHLGHLAMLTHFVVAGYLLFWVLIGVDPGRPRLAHPLLVIIHLASMMAHGFFGLVLMQTTSLIAPDWYVAVHPDWASSLMEDQRLGAGIAWAFGEIPAAVVLVVLVRQWIRADRREQARLDRAAARAEATGEPDDLARYNSFLAAAGRADPTTPDGSAAPGDGRVRRAGPD, from the coding sequence GTGCCAGACACCACCTCCCGCCCCGCCCAGCCCGTCCGGGGCCCGGGCGCCGACTCCGTGGCGACGACGGCGGGTGAAGCCGACGTGGACGACCGGCTTGCCGCCGTCGCACCGGTCGCGGCCACGCCCGGCCCCAACCTCCGTCCCGGCTCCCGGGGGCGTGGCGGGTGGCTCGTACCCGTCGCGGCCGTGGCGTCGGCGGTGGCCGTACTACTGCTCGGCCTGCGTGCCGGCGACGCGCTCGCGGTCGCGATCCCCGGGCTGCCCGACCCGGGGCCGGTCACGACGTGGGCGCTGCCCGTGGTCCGGCTGCTCGCCGACGGCCTCGCCACCCTGACGGTCGGCATGGTGGTGACGGCGGCCTTCCTGCTGCCCGGCGACGGGCGCAGCGTCTCGGCGTACGGCTGGCTGCTGCTGCGCCGCGCGGGCGCGGCGGCGGCGGGCTGGGCGGCGGCCGCGGTGACGCTGATCGTGCTGACGGTCTCGGACCTGCTCGGCGTCCCGGTGGACGAACTCGGCGTCCCCACCGTGGTCAGCTTCGCCTCCTCGATCTCGCAGGGGCGGGCACTGCTGCTCCAGGCGGGGCTGGCGCTGGCGGTGGCGGTGCTGGCCCGGGTGGGCGTCTCACGCGGGCTCGCCGCCGCGACGGCGTTGATCGCGCTGGTCGGGGTGCTGCCGCCGGCGTTCACCGGGCACGCCGCCGGGGCCGGCAACCACCAGATCGCGGTGTCCAGCCTCGCCCTGCACGTGCTGGCCGCCGCCCTCTGGGTCGGCGGGCTGGTGGCCTTGCTGATGGTCCGCCGCAGCCGGCAACTGGCCGACGCCGCCGACCGGTACGGCCGCCTCGCCCTGGGCTGCTTCGTGGCCGTCGCGGTGAGCGGAACGGCCAACGCGGCCGTACGCCTCGGCGACGTGTCCCAGCTCTGGCAGTCCCGGTACGGCTGGCTGGTCCTCGGCAAGCTCGTCGCCCTGGCGGTCCTGGGCACCCTGGGCGCCGTGCACCGGTCGCGGACCCTGCCGGCCCTGCGCGCGGGCCGGCGCGGCGCGTTCGCCCGGCTGGCCGCCGGCGAGGTGGTCGTTTTCGCCGCCACCGTCGGGCTGGCCGTGGCGCTGTCCCGCAGCCCCACCCCGGTGGCGCAGGATCCGCTCGACGCCGACCCGATCACCGAGCTGCTCGGCTTCCCGATGCCCGCCGCGCCGACCCCGGAACGCCTGGTGGGCCAGCCGCTGCCGGACATGTTCTTCCTGACCCTCACCGTCCTCGGCATCGGCGGTTACCTGGCCGGGGTGTGGCGGCTGCACCGGGCCGGGCACCGCTGGCCGCTGGCCCGGACCGCGAGCTGGTCGGCCGGTCTGCTGCTGCTGGCCGCCGTCACCAACCTGGGCGTGGCCCGCTACGCGTACGTGCTGTTCAGCGCCCACATGGTGCAGCACATGGTGCTGTCGATGCTGGTGCCGATCCTGCTCGTCGGCGGCGCCCCGGTCACCCTCGCGCTGCGCGCCCTGCGCCGCCCCACCGACCCGCAGGTCCGTGGGGCCCGGGAGTGGCTGCTGCTGGCGCTGCACAGCCGGCCCGCGAGGCTGCTCACCCACCCCCTGGTCGCGCTGGGCATCTACGCCGGCAGCCTCTTCGGTCTCTACCTCAGCGACCTGCTCGGCACGCTGATGCGTTCCCACCTCGGGCACCTGGCCATGCTCACGCACTTCGTGGTCGCCGGGTACCTGCTGTTCTGGGTGCTCATCGGGGTCGACCCGGGTCGGCCGAGGCTCGCCCACCCCCTCCTGGTGATCATCCACCTCGCGTCGATGATGGCGCACGGCTTCTTCGGCCTCGTGCTGATGCAGACCACCAGCCTCATCGCCCCGGACTGGTACGTCGCCGTCCACCCGGACTGGGCGTCGTCGCTGATGGAGGACCAGCGGCTGGGCGCGGGCATCGCCTGGGCGTTCGGGGAGATCCCCGCCGCGGTCGTCCTGGTCGTGCTGGTCCGCCAGTGGATCCGCGCCGACCGGCGGGAACAGGCCCGCCTCGACCGGGCCGCCGCCCGCGCCGAGGCCACCGGCGAGCCGGACGACCTGGCCCGCTACAACTCCTTCCTGGCCGCCGCCGGCCGCGCCGATCCCACCACCCCTGATGGTTCCGCCGCCCCCGGCGACGGTCGGGTCCGGCGCGCGGGGCCCGACTGA